The sequence below is a genomic window from Melioribacteraceae bacterium.
ATAAATAAATATTACCAGACAGACGATAATCAGTGTAATATTTTTAAGTAAACCGAATTGTTTTTCCGATAAGGTCATCGTTCCAGCCAATTTGCCGTTCTAATATTCCTAATTATTGATAAATAATCAATCTAATTTCGATACGGGTCTATTTCTTACGGTTATCAAAAGGAAAGAATTGTCTATATTTACCGGGTAATTTTCAATAAATATGGTAAAAAAATGGCTGATATTAAACTGCTTAATCAGATTAGAGAAAAAGCTTCTCAAAGGAGAAAAACAATTGTTCTGCCCGAATCTCACGATGAAAGAGTTCTACGCGCAGCTGAAATCCTTACAAAAGAAAAAGTTGCATCTATTATTACTTTAGGGAATGAAGAAAAAATCAGAGCCGATGCGCAGAAATTTGGAATCGACCTTCAGGGTGTAAGAATAATCGATCCGGAAAAGTCCGATAAACTGAGCGACTTTTCAAACATTTTTTACAATAAGAGAAAACACAAAGGTGTAACAATCGAACAGGCGAGAGATACAATAAAACGCGATCTCTTCTTTGCCGGTATGATGGTAACTGAAGGTTTGGCTGACGGTAGCGTTGCCGGTTCGTTTGCCACAACAGCCGATGTTACAAGAGCTGCTATTTTCTGTGTCGGACTGAAAGAAGGTATTTCTATTCTTTCGAGCTTCTTTCTGATGGCATATCCCGACAAAGTTTACAGCTTTGCTGATTGCGCCGTAAATCCGAATCCTGACGCATCACAGCTGGCAGACATCGCAATCTCTACAGCCGATAATCACAGAAAACTTACCGGGGAAGAACCTTTCATAGCCATGCTCTCCTTTTCAACGAAAGGAAGCGCAGAACATGAACTTATCGATAAGGTTCGACAGGCTACTAAATTTATAAAAGAAAGAAGACCCGATCTTAAAGTTGATGGTGAACTTCAGTTTGATGCTGCCATTGTTGAAAGCGTTGGTAAAAAGAAAGCACCCGGAAGTGATGTAGCCGGCAGAGCAAATATTCTTGTCTTCCCCGATCTTAATTCGGGAAACATCGGTTATAAAATTGCTCAAAGACTGGGTAAAGCCGAAGCGGTTGGTCCGGTTAACCAGGGAGTTAAAAAACCGTTTTTCGACCTGAGCCGCGGATGCAGCGTTGAAGATATTGTAAATACCGCCGCAATTGCCTGCCTAATGGCTGATTAAAATTCCAACTTATAAGGGCGGTTTCAACCGCCCTTTGTTTTGAACTTATCCTCCTTTTTTTCAGTTTGTAAATAAAATAAATGGAGTACCAATGAAAATCTCAAATTCGATATTTGTGATAATAATGATCCTGTTTTTTTCTTCAAAAGCTCATTCTGCAGCTGAACCATCAATCAATAAAGGAGATAATGTGAAAGGGAATATTTACGATCTAATTGTAAAAGATATGGACGGAAAAAATGTGAAATTATCCGACTTCACCGGTAAAGTATTATTGATAGTTAATGTTGCCAGTAAATGCGGCTATACTCCTCAATATGAAGGTTTACAAAAAATCTATGAAAAGTATAAAGAGAAGGGATTTGAAATACTGGCTTTCCCATGCAATGATTTTAAAGGTCAGGAACCCGGTACCAATGAGGAAATAAAGGAATTCTGTACCTCAACATATGGTGTCAGTTTTAAATTGTTTGATAAAATAAAAGTTCTTGGTGATGACAGAGAACCACTATACCAGCGTTTGATTAATTCCGAATCAGTTGAAAAAGGTGACGTAAAATGGAATTTCGAAAAGTTCTTAATCTCTAAAGACGGTGAAATTGTCGGCCGTTTCAGAAGTAAGGTTAAGCCTGAAAGTGATGAATTAACTTCTGAGATTGAAAAATATCTTTCTAAATAAAATTCTTGAAGGGACGTTTCTTCCAAACGTCCCTTAGTTTTTTTTATTCATCTTCAACTTCAATTTTTACAGTATCGTCTCTTTTTAATTTCGGACGTTCGAACATAACTGTCATCTCTTTATATCTTTCAGAGAGTGAATAATCGACTTGATCCCAGGTAAAACGCCAGGTCCAGTTTCCTCCGAGTGTTGAGGGCACGTTCATTCTTGCTTCGTTCCCCAGATTTAATATATCCTGCATCGGAATTACAACAATATTAGATACAGAAGAGTATGACCGTTTTATTAATTCAAATACAATATCGTTACCGTAATAGTTAAGATATCTTTGTGCCCATTCATAAACCCCGGAATTCTTTTTCTTTTCCGATTCAAAAAATCCCCTTGTCGTTTCATTGTCATGAGAACCGGTATGAATTACGCAATTCGGAATATGATTGTGAGGCAGAAACTTCTTCTCCATATTTTCACCGAATGCGAACTGAAGAATTTTAATTCCAGGAAATTGAAACTTATCCCGGAGTTCTTCGACTGATGGAGTAATAACACCAAGGTCTTCGGCAATTATAGGGAGTTCTCCAAGGTTGTTCTTGATTGTCGAAAAGAGTTTCTCACCGGGTGCTTTTACCCATCTTCCTTTTATTGCTGTTTCTGCATCTCCTGGAATCTCCCAGTAGGCATCAAATCCACGGAAATGATCGATACGGATAATATCAACAAGCTCTAGCAATTTTGAGATTCTTCTTTGCCACCAATGGAAATTATCTTTCTCCATCACTTTCCATCTGTATAACGGATTGCCCCATAACTGTCCGGTTGCGCTGAAATAATCCGGCGGAACGCCTGCTTTAAATTCCAGTGATCCGTCTTCTTTAACTGTAAATTGATCTCTGTTCGACCAGAGGTCGGCGCTGTCGTATGCAATGAAAATCGGAAGGTCGCCGATTACTTTAATTCCTGAATTGTGAACATATTCTTTCAGATTTCTCCATTGTCTGTCGAAAATGAATTGAACAAATTTGAAATACTTTACTTCCGCGGATAATTTTTGTTTCCACTTTTCAACCGCGTCACCTTTTCTGAATGCGATTGAATTATCCCATTGCGACCAGACAACTCCATTATGAAATTCTTTCGCCGCCATAAAAAGCGAAAAATCATCCAACCAGTAATTATTCTTTTCGGAGAACTGATTAAATTCCTCATCGAATTTGTTTTCTATACTTAAGAATTTTGCAAAACTTTTTTTAAGCATTTCAGTTTTATAGTCTATAAGATTCCCGAAATCGATTTTGTGAGAATTGAAATGTGGCGTGTGATCGATGTCGGATTTTTCAAGAAGGCCATCGCGGTATAATAATTCCGGACTGATTAAAAGTGGATTTCCAGCAAATGCGGAAAATGATTGATATGGGGAGTCACCGTATCCCGTAGGTCCGAGAGGGAAAACCTGCCATAAAGTTTGTCCGGCGCTCTTCATAAAATCAACAAATGAATATGCTTCCGGACCAAGATCTCCGATTCCAAATCTGCCAGGTAGTGATGTCGGGTGTAACAGAATTCCTGCCGAGCGTTCTATTTTCATTTTTCACCAATAATTGTGACTTAAATTCCTGTAATAAAATTAGTGAAAAAAACAATATTTTCTTCCAAGTTTTATTTAGTATATTGTTGACGGATGATTGATTAAACAATTGAGCAATTTTTAAAAATATTTTTATCTGATTGCTTCAAAAAAAAAAAATAGTTATGTTGCTCACCCCTTCACATAGTTCATTTTAAAATATTTACATAAAATAATTAACAGTTTTTGTCCGCCGGGACTTAAGACTGAAAGGTTGGAGATTTAAATGAAGATTACTCGTCTATTTACCGTGTCCGGTAAGGATCCGCTTGATTCTTTAGAATTTGTTAAACGAACTTCTGAAATAAAAAATCCTGACGGCTCAATTGTTTTCAGGATGGAAGATGTTGTAGTTCCTAAAGAATGGTCGCAGGTTGCAACCGATGTTTTAGCTCAAAAGTATTTTAGAAAAGCAGGTGTTCCCAGACTCCTACGCAAAATAAAAGAAGATAATGTTCCTAAATGGCTTCAGCCTTCTGCTGCAGATACTAAAACTTTAGAAGAGCTTCCTGAAAAAGACCGGTTCGGATCCGAAACAGATGCCAGGCAGGTTTTTCACCGCCTCGCAGGAACATGGACATACTGGGGATGGAAAGCCGGATACTTCGATACTGAAGAGGATGCAAAAGCTTTTTACGACGAGCATATGTTTATGCTTGCCTCCCAGTTTTCTGCACCAAATTCCCCTCAATGGTTTAATACAGGTTTAAATTGGGCTTATGGTATAAACGGTCCCGCTCAGGGACATTATTATGTTGATTACAAAACCGGTGTTCTTACTTTCTCGGAAGATGCTTACACACATCCTCAGCCGCATGCATGTTTTATTCAGTCAATTGGTGACGATCTTGTTAACGAAGGCGGAATCATGGATCTCTGGGTTCGTGAAGCCCGCTTATTTAAATACGGTTCCGGAACAGGTACTAATTTTTCGAATATCAGAGGTAATAATGAACCTTTGAGCGGAGGCGGAAAATCCTCCGGCCTTATGTCTTTTCTGAAGATAGGGGACCGGTCGGCAGGTGCAATCAAATCAGGAGGTACTACAAGACGTGCAGCTAAAATGGTAACTCTCGATATCGATCATCCGGATATAGATGAATATATAAATTGGAAAGTTGTTGAGGAACAGAAAGTTGCTGCGCTTGTTTCCGGAAGCAGACTTTGCAACCTTCATCTCAATAATATAATTAAAGCATGCTACGCCGAGCATCCTGAAAATGACCGTTTTAATAAACGGACAAATATGCACCTGAGAAAAGCGATTCTTGAAGCAAGGAAGGTGAACGTTCCTGAAAATTATATCGAACGTGTTATAAAACTCGCAAAACTCGGATTTAAATCGATCGAATTTCCTGTCTACGATACAGATTGGAATTCTGAGGCTTATGCAACAGTCTCTGGCCAGAATTCCAATAACTCCGTGAGAGTAACAAATGAATTTATGCAGGCTGTATTGAACGACAGCGATTGGAATCTCTACTGGAGAATTGAAAAAGCAAAATCCGAAAAGGAAAATAGAAAACCGAAAGCCTGCAAAACTCTTCCGGCTAAAAAACTCTGGGATGATATCGCCTTTGCCGCATGGTCCTGTGCCGATCCGGGTTTGCAGTTTGATACTACAATTAATGAATGGCATACCTGCAGGGCAAGCGGTCCAATCCGCGCTTCGAATCCATGCAGCGAATATATGTTCCTTGATGATACTGCTTGCAACCTCGCATCATTGAATCTTGTCTGCTTCTATAACGACGATTCACAGGAATTCAACATCGAAGCATACAGGCACGCCACCCGGCTCTGGACTATTGTTCTTGAAATTAGTGTCCTGATGGCTCAGTATCCCAGCAAAGAGATTGCTCAGAAAAGTTATGAGTACAGAACTCTCGGATTAGGTTATGCTAACCTCGGTTCTCTTTTAATGCGCCAGGGAATTCCTTACGACAGCAAAGAGGCCTACGCAATTTGCGGCGCATTGACAGCAATTATGCATATGAGATCTTATGCTACGTCTGCAGAGATGGCTAAAGAACTTCAGCCATTCCCTAAGTATGAAGAGAATAAAGAACATATGCTCAAGGTGATTCGCAATCATAGAAGAGCCGCGTATAATGTTCCAAAAGAGGAATATGAAGGGTTGTCGATCTATCCGATGGGTATCAACCCGGAATATTGTCCTTCGGACCTGCTCGAAGCTGCTCACGAAGACGCTGACCTGGCTCTTGAACTAGGTGAGCAACACGGATTCCGGAATGCACAGGTTACTGTAATCGCTCCTACTGGTACAATCGGGCTAGTTATGGATTGCGATACCACAGGAATTGAGCCGGATTTCTCACTTGTTAAATTTAAAAAGCTCGCCGGCGGCGGATATTTTAAGATAATTAATCAGTCGATTCCACCTGCACTTAAGAAGATCGGGTACAATGAAGATCAGATAAAAGAAATTGTTAAGTATGCAAAAGGTGCCGGAACACTCGTTGGATGTCCCTATATAAATCATGAATCTCTCAGAGCTAAGGGTTTTACTGATGATGTTCTAAATAAGATTGAAGCCATACTTCCATCTGTATTTGAATTGAGTTTCGCATTCAATAAGTATACTATCGGTGAAAAATTTCTGAAAGGTAATCTTGGTTTCTCCGATGAACAGATTAATGATTTTGGTTTCGATCTGCTTTCCGAACTCGGATTCTCTAAAGAGGAGATCTCTTCGGCTAATGATTACGTTTGCGGTACTATGACTGTCGAAGGCGCTCCGTTCCTAAAACACGAACACTATCCAGTATTCGACTGCGCAAATAAGTGCGGAAAGAAAGGAACACGGTTCATTAAATCCGACGCCCATATTTTCATGATGGCGGCTGCTCAACCTTTCATCTCGGGCGCTATCTCCAAGACTATTAATCTTCCTAACAATGCTTCCATCGAAGATATTAAATATGCCTACTACCAGTCATGGAAACTTGGTGTTAAAGCTAACGCCCTTTATAGAGACGGTTCTAAACTTTCTCAGCCGCTTAATTCTATGACCGAAGAGGAAATTGAGGATCTGATTGAGCGTAAAGAGGAAAACGACATTGTTAAAATTGCAGAAAGAATTATTCATAGATATATCGCCAAGAGAAGAAGATTGCCCGACAGACGTACAGGTTATACTCAGAAAGTAAAAATTAATGGTCAGTCGGTTTATATCAGAACCGGTGAGTATGATAACGGTCAGCTCGGTGAAATATTCATCGATATGCACAAAGAGGGGGCCGCTTTCCGTAGCCTTCTTAACTGCTTTGCGATTTCGATATCACTCGGATTGCAGCACGGAGTTCCTCTTGAAGAATTTGTTGATGCCTTTGTGTTTACGAGGTTTGAACCGAGCGGAGTCGTCTCCGGCCATAAGCGGATTAAAATGGCAACTTCCGTGATCGATTATATATTCAGGGAACTCGCTGTTACCTACCTTAACAGAAACGATCTCTCCCACGTTGAAGATGACGAAATGCCGATAAAAGGAGAATACCGTTCTGTTGTTGAACCCGATTTCGAATCGGAAGAGATTGTAAGCGAAAAAACAATAGAACTGGATCAGCACAGAGTTAATGATGAAATTATGAACGAAAACGAATCTGTTAAAGCTAAGATTAAAATGATTACTCTGAATGATCCTGTAGCCAAAGCACGGGAAAGAGGCTACACGGGCGACATCTGCCCGGAATGCCAGAGTATGACTATGGTGAGGAATGGAACCTGCCTCAAATGCACAACCTGCGGTGCTACTACCGGCTGCAGTTAATTGCAATCTCTAATGAGCTTTTTATGAAAAGGGACTAAAGCATAGTCCCTTTTTCATTATATTTGCATCATGATTTCATTGACTTTTAGGGACAAAAGGGATAGCTTTTCACCCTTAATTTTAAGCGATGATCGCAGAAAATCTTAAGATTGTTGAGGATAGGATTGAGGAAATCTGCCTGAAATCGGGCAGAAATCGCTCTGAAATCAGGTTAATCGGGGTTAGTAAAACCCAGCCGGTTCAAGTGATTAATGAAGCGATCGAAGCCGGAATTAAAGACCTGGGAGAAAATAAAGCTCAGGAATTGAGAGACAAATCTGATCTTATCCAGGCCGACATAAGCTGGCATTTTATTGGTCATCTTCAATCGAATAAAGTTAAATTTGTTATTAAATCGGCACGTTATATTCATTCTGTCGATTCTGTGAAACTGGCCGATGAAATAAATAGAAAAGCTGAATCGATAAATAAAATTCAGAATGTTCTTTTGGAAATCAATACATCAAGCGAAGCTTCAAAGTTCGGTCTGAAAAATGAAGATGAAATTTTCGAAACCGCAAGGTTCTGTCAAAATTCCCGGAATTTGAAACTCGCAGGCTTGATGACAATGGCTCCCTATACGGACGATAAAGATATTTTGAGAAAATGTTTTGTTTCATTGCGTTTGTTAAAAGATAATCTGAACACTGCCGGTTTCGATCTTACTGAATTATCGATGGGTATGACAAACGATTATGAAATTGCAATTGAAGAGGGTGCAACTATGATCAGGATCGGCACTGCAATTTTCGGTGAAAGAAATTATAAATAATATCTGATACTGCTTAAGAGAATTATTAAATAAATATGGAATGAAATGAAATTCACTCCGTTTGGTATTAAGAATCAGGAATTCAATAAATCGGTAAGGGGCTACGATCGCGATGAAGTCCGGGCTTTCCTCGAAAAATTATCCGATGAATTCGAACGCCTTCAGCAGGAAAATGAAAAGCTGAAAGCAGAAATTGAACGGAATGAAGATCAGATCAAGGAATTCAGAAAAATAGAAAAGAATCTTCAGACTGCAATGCTTAGTGCTACGGAGTCGACTACCAAAGCTGTCGACTCGGCTAAAAAACAGACTGCTCTTATGGTAAAAGAGGCAGAGCTGAAAGCAGCACAGATGATTGAGAAAGCGCGGGAAAATGCCAGTTCAATACGCGATGCTGTCCTGAAACTCAGGGAGGAAAAAAAACTTCTTGTCTCCCGTATTAAAGCTATGATCGATTCTCAGGCAAGCCTTCTTGAGTTCAATGTTGATAATATCGAAACAAAAAAAGTTAAGAAGAAGGAAGTGCCGAAAGAGAATCTTAAGAGATCTGATCAGAGTGAAATTGATGTCGACGATATCCTGGAGAAATTACTATGAGCATATTGCTGGAGAAAATTAACGAAACCCTGAAAGTTATCCGTTCAAAAACTTCTAAAGAATATCCGGTCGGAATTATTCTCGGCACCGGATTGGGCGGATTGGTAAAAGAGATTGATATCGATGTGGAAATCGATTATTCAGAACTACCTCATTTCCCGCTCTCAACCGTTGAATCCCATCAGGGCAAACTGATCTTCGGAAAAATAAACGGTAAAGATGTTATAGCCATGCAGGGACGGTTTCATTACTACGAAGGTTATACTATGCAGCAGATTACATACCCTGTAAGAGTATTGAAATTTCTAGGTGTTAATACTCTTCTTGTCTCGAATGCGTGCGGTGGTATGAATCCTCTTTACAAAAGAGGAGACCTGATGCTCATTGTTGATCATATTAATCTGCTCGGAGATAATCCTCTCATCGGGAAAAATGAAGACCGGTTCGGTCCAAGATTTCCGGATATGAGCGAGCCGTACGATCTGGGGATGATTCAACTAGCTGAAAATATAGCACTCAAAAATGAAATCAGAGTTCAGAAAGGGGTTTATGTTGCAGTACCGGGCCCTAACCTCGAAACAAAAGCTGAATACCGGTTCTTAAGAGCTATTGGAGCCGATGTGGTCGGTATGTCTACTGTCCCGGAGAATATTGTTGCCAACCATTCCGGAATGAAGGTCCTCGGCATCAGTATTGTAACCGACGAGTGTTTCCCGGATTCTCTGAAACCCGTTGATGTTAAGGAGATTATTGCCACTGCAATGGAGACTGAACCTAAAATGACTTTGATTATGAAAGAGGTAATAAAAGCACTATGATACAGAGGAAACCGATCTATTATGCGACGGCAGGATTGCTTGCTGTAATAATTTTTGCGTCGAATTTTTTAAGCACCGACCTCTTCAAGGCAGGTTACCAGAATTTTTCTGTCTGGTTTGTCCTGTCTGTCTTTTCATTTGCGTGCGGCTGGCTTATGAATAAAACTCTCGGATACAATCACGGCGGTAAAGTAATTTTCGCTGTCATTGTGTCTTCATCGTTTATCAGCGTACTTCTGGTTTCTATCTTCAACGAATATTTCGGATTGAGTGCTTTGCTCGTCGAAAATATGATCCTCTATATACTTAGAAATATTACACTTGGGTCCATGGCATTTTTCGGTATGGTTGTATGCGAATTACTTATTCTTCAGAGAGAAGGTGATTCCAGTAAGACTAAATTGGAAGAGGTTAGAAGACTGATGGCTAACACCCAGCATGAAGCCAAATTAATAATTGAAGATGCAAGGCTTAAATCCGAACAGATGCTGTATGAAACTCAGCAGACCATTGATGATATGATCGATAGAAAAAATCTGATCGAGATAAGGCTTAAAGAGTTTATTTCGGCTGAAAGAGAGTTAATTAAGAAGTATGAAGCGGAAGAGGATTGATTTTTTTTACTGTTCGGGCAATCCAATTCTTATTCCCGCATTAATAGAAATAATTATAAAAAATCTAAATAAATAACCATAATTCATTTATAGAGACCTGTGATGTTTAAACAGCTTGGCGAAAAAATCAACTATCCTGAGATTGAAGAAGGAATTTTAAAATTCTGGCAGGATCATCAAATTTTTGAAAAAAGTATTTCATCCAGGGATGAAAGTAAACCCTTTACATTTTACGAGGGACCTCCTACGGTTAACGGCCGGCCGGGTATTCATCACGTAATGGCCAGAACTTTGAAGGATCTTGTCTGCAGATATAAAACATTGCAGGGTTTCAGAGTTCATAGAAAAGCCGGCTGGGATACTCACGGTCTTCCGATTGAAATCGCTCTCGAAAAAGACCTTGGCTTTACACAAAAGTCGGATATTGAGAAATTCGGCGTTGCCGAATTCAATAAGAAAGCTAAAGACCTCGTCTATCATCATATCGAGATGAAAGAAGGCTGGCGTACTTTAACTGAAAGAATGGGATACTGGATAAACCTCGACGATCCTTATATCACCTGTACTAATGATTACATCGAGTCCGTCTGGTGGGCACTGTCAGAATATTTTAAGAAAGGTTTGATTTACAAAGGCTTTAAAATTGTTCCGCAATGCCCCCACTGCGAGACACCTCTTTCTTCTCATGAACTTGCTCTCGGTTATGATGATGTTCAGGATCCGAGTGTCTATGTAAAATTCAAATTGAAAGACGAAGATGCTTCTATACTTGTATGGACTACAACACCCTGGACTTTAATTTCTAATGTCGCCCTCGCTGTAGGACCGGATATAGATTACGCCAAAATCAACCATGAGAAACATGGAGTCCTTTATTTAGCAAAAGCAAGACTGGCAGTAATTAAAGAGGATTATACAATTCTTAGCGAGTTGAAAGGCTTGGATCTGCTCGGCAGGAATTATGAACCGCTTTTCTCTTACATCCCGGTTGAAAAAAGAGCCTGGTATGTTGTTTCCGGTGATTTTGTAAGTACCGAAGATGGTACAGGTGTGGTACATATTGCCCCTGCGTTCGGAGCCGACGACTATGAAGTTTCAAAAAAGTTTGACCTACCATTCCTTCAGCCTGTAACTAAGAGCGGACGTTTTACCGAACAGATTACGGATTTCGCTGGAAGGCTTGTTAAGACCATTCAGTTCGAAACGAAAGAGGAAAAAGGGGCCGATCCGGACATTATCAGAAATCTTAAGGAAAGAGGATTGCTCTACAAGGCGACCAATGATTATCTCCATTCCTATCCTCATTGCTGGAGGTGCGATAATCCGCTTATCTATTATGCGCGCGACAGCTGGTATATTAGAACTACAGATGTTGCTAAAAGGATGATTGAACTTAACAATACAATTAACTGGGCTCCTCCTGAAGTCGGCTCTGGAAGATTCGGCAACTGGCTGGAAGAGAATAAGGACTGGTCTCTTTCCCGTGACCGTTACTGGGGAACCCCGCTTCCAATATGGCTTAACGAAGATGGAGAAATGATCTGTATCGGTTCAATCAATGAATTGAAAGAAGGATATGTTGAGCGCAGCGGGAATAAGATATTTGTTAAAGATCTCCCGGCTGAAGAAATTGATCTTCATAAACCTTTTGTTGATGATGTTAAATTCGAGAAAGATGGCAAAGTATATAAACGGACTCCCGAATTGATCGATGTCTGGTTCGACAGCGGCGCAATGCCGTTTGCTCAATTCCATTATCCGTTTGAAAATCAGGAGCTGTTTAAAAATAATTATCCCTGCGACTTTATTTGCGAGGGAATCGATCAGACCCGCGGATGGTTCTATACACTCCATGCTATCGGTACTATGCTTTTTGATTCTGTGACCTTCAAGAACCTTATCGTTAATGAATTGATTCTGGATAAGGAAGGACAGAAAATGTCCAAGAGCAAAGGAAATACCGTCGATCCTTTTATTCTATTCGATAAATACGGTGCCGATGCGACTCGCTGGTATCTTGTAACTACCAGCCCTCCCTGGAAACCTACATTGTTCGATGAGGAAGGAATTGTTGAAGTACAGAGGAAATTCTTCGGTACTCTTCTTAATACTTATTCGTTCTTTACATTATATGCTAACATCGACAGGTTCGATCACTCAGAACCTCTGGTCCCGTATGAAGAACGACCTGAAATTGACCGGTGGATTATCTCGAAGCTTAGCTCCCTTGTTAAAGAATATGAAGAATTGATGAACCAGTATGATGTTACAAAAGCTGCCCGTCAGATCTCTAATTTTACAATCGATCAGCTTTCAAACTGGTACGTAAGAAGAAGCCGCCGGCGTTTCTGGAAATCGGAAATAAATAAAAATAAACTTTCGGCTTATCAGACGTTGTACGAGTGCCTCGTTACAATTGCGAAAATTTCTTCTCCGTTCATCCCGTTTGTTGCCGAGGAATTGTATCAGAGCCTTAACAGCCAAACTAAACTCGAAAAATCCGAATCGGTTCACCTTGCTCGGTTCCCGCAGCCTTCATTTATTGATCTTCAGCTCGAAGAGAAAATGGATGTTGCTCAGCGTGTTGTTTATCTGACCCGTTCAATGAGGGCAAAACACAATCTTAAGGTCCGTCAACCTCTCAAGAAAATTATGGTTGTGGTTGATAAGGACAGACGGGAAGCGCTTGAGAAAATGAAGGATGTGGTTCTGGAAGAAATTAATGTCAAAGAAATGATCTCTCTTGAGGATGATTCGGGCATTGTTAACAAATCTGCAAAA
It includes:
- the pta gene encoding phosphate acetyltransferase → MADIKLLNQIREKASQRRKTIVLPESHDERVLRAAEILTKEKVASIITLGNEEKIRADAQKFGIDLQGVRIIDPEKSDKLSDFSNIFYNKRKHKGVTIEQARDTIKRDLFFAGMMVTEGLADGSVAGSFATTADVTRAAIFCVGLKEGISILSSFFLMAYPDKVYSFADCAVNPNPDASQLADIAISTADNHRKLTGEEPFIAMLSFSTKGSAEHELIDKVRQATKFIKERRPDLKVDGELQFDAAIVESVGKKKAPGSDVAGRANILVFPDLNSGNIGYKIAQRLGKAEAVGPVNQGVKKPFFDLSRGCSVEDIVNTAAIACLMAD
- a CDS encoding glutathione peroxidase produces the protein MKISNSIFVIIMILFFSSKAHSAAEPSINKGDNVKGNIYDLIVKDMDGKNVKLSDFTGKVLLIVNVASKCGYTPQYEGLQKIYEKYKEKGFEILAFPCNDFKGQEPGTNEEIKEFCTSTYGVSFKLFDKIKVLGDDREPLYQRLINSESVEKGDVKWNFEKFLISKDGEIVGRFRSKVKPESDELTSEIEKYLSK
- the malQ gene encoding 4-alpha-glucanotransferase yields the protein MKIERSAGILLHPTSLPGRFGIGDLGPEAYSFVDFMKSAGQTLWQVFPLGPTGYGDSPYQSFSAFAGNPLLISPELLYRDGLLEKSDIDHTPHFNSHKIDFGNLIDYKTEMLKKSFAKFLSIENKFDEEFNQFSEKNNYWLDDFSLFMAAKEFHNGVVWSQWDNSIAFRKGDAVEKWKQKLSAEVKYFKFVQFIFDRQWRNLKEYVHNSGIKVIGDLPIFIAYDSADLWSNRDQFTVKEDGSLEFKAGVPPDYFSATGQLWGNPLYRWKVMEKDNFHWWQRRISKLLELVDIIRIDHFRGFDAYWEIPGDAETAIKGRWVKAPGEKLFSTIKNNLGELPIIAEDLGVITPSVEELRDKFQFPGIKILQFAFGENMEKKFLPHNHIPNCVIHTGSHDNETTRGFFESEKKKNSGVYEWAQRYLNYYGNDIVFELIKRSYSSVSNIVVIPMQDILNLGNEARMNVPSTLGGNWTWRFTWDQVDYSLSERYKEMTVMFERPKLKRDDTVKIEVEDE
- a CDS encoding vitamin B12-dependent ribonucleotide reductase, which translates into the protein MKITRLFTVSGKDPLDSLEFVKRTSEIKNPDGSIVFRMEDVVVPKEWSQVATDVLAQKYFRKAGVPRLLRKIKEDNVPKWLQPSAADTKTLEELPEKDRFGSETDARQVFHRLAGTWTYWGWKAGYFDTEEDAKAFYDEHMFMLASQFSAPNSPQWFNTGLNWAYGINGPAQGHYYVDYKTGVLTFSEDAYTHPQPHACFIQSIGDDLVNEGGIMDLWVREARLFKYGSGTGTNFSNIRGNNEPLSGGGKSSGLMSFLKIGDRSAGAIKSGGTTRRAAKMVTLDIDHPDIDEYINWKVVEEQKVAALVSGSRLCNLHLNNIIKACYAEHPENDRFNKRTNMHLRKAILEARKVNVPENYIERVIKLAKLGFKSIEFPVYDTDWNSEAYATVSGQNSNNSVRVTNEFMQAVLNDSDWNLYWRIEKAKSEKENRKPKACKTLPAKKLWDDIAFAAWSCADPGLQFDTTINEWHTCRASGPIRASNPCSEYMFLDDTACNLASLNLVCFYNDDSQEFNIEAYRHATRLWTIVLEISVLMAQYPSKEIAQKSYEYRTLGLGYANLGSLLMRQGIPYDSKEAYAICGALTAIMHMRSYATSAEMAKELQPFPKYEENKEHMLKVIRNHRRAAYNVPKEEYEGLSIYPMGINPEYCPSDLLEAAHEDADLALELGEQHGFRNAQVTVIAPTGTIGLVMDCDTTGIEPDFSLVKFKKLAGGGYFKIINQSIPPALKKIGYNEDQIKEIVKYAKGAGTLVGCPYINHESLRAKGFTDDVLNKIEAILPSVFELSFAFNKYTIGEKFLKGNLGFSDEQINDFGFDLLSELGFSKEEISSANDYVCGTMTVEGAPFLKHEHYPVFDCANKCGKKGTRFIKSDAHIFMMAAAQPFISGAISKTINLPNNASIEDIKYAYYQSWKLGVKANALYRDGSKLSQPLNSMTEEEIEDLIERKEENDIVKIAERIIHRYIAKRRRLPDRRTGYTQKVKINGQSVYIRTGEYDNGQLGEIFIDMHKEGAAFRSLLNCFAISISLGLQHGVPLEEFVDAFVFTRFEPSGVVSGHKRIKMATSVIDYIFRELAVTYLNRNDLSHVEDDEMPIKGEYRSVVEPDFESEEIVSEKTIELDQHRVNDEIMNENESVKAKIKMITLNDPVAKARERGYTGDICPECQSMTMVRNGTCLKCTTCGATTGCS
- a CDS encoding YggS family pyridoxal phosphate-dependent enzyme, giving the protein MIAENLKIVEDRIEEICLKSGRNRSEIRLIGVSKTQPVQVINEAIEAGIKDLGENKAQELRDKSDLIQADISWHFIGHLQSNKVKFVIKSARYIHSVDSVKLADEINRKAESINKIQNVLLEINTSSEASKFGLKNEDEIFETARFCQNSRNLKLAGLMTMAPYTDDKDILRKCFVSLRLLKDNLNTAGFDLTELSMGMTNDYEIAIEEGATMIRIGTAIFGERNYK
- a CDS encoding DivIVA domain-containing protein — its product is MKFTPFGIKNQEFNKSVRGYDRDEVRAFLEKLSDEFERLQQENEKLKAEIERNEDQIKEFRKIEKNLQTAMLSATESTTKAVDSAKKQTALMVKEAELKAAQMIEKARENASSIRDAVLKLREEKKLLVSRIKAMIDSQASLLEFNVDNIETKKVKKKEVPKENLKRSDQSEIDVDDILEKLL